One Candidatus Nitrososphaera evergladensis SR1 genomic window carries:
- a CDS encoding dihydropteroate synthase — translation MNKVPRVSSALKAVDLKQEPAPLIIGERLNTLGSKKAKAMVLKDDFDGLANLAREQVEDGAHCLDVCVATTERSDELEFMKKLVKRLSLEVEAPLVIDSTDPKVVEAAVEQIPGRPIINSINLEGDGSRFHALAPIMAKYGLPAIAMCIGPNGMAKTADEKVETAQLLYDTGKKYGLEPWQFIFDVLTFTIGTGEAEYADSAKNTLEGIRLVKQRFPAAFTTLGLSNVSFGLPAGSRKVVNSVFLYHALKAGLDTVIINARDIIPYPEIDAEQRKLAEDLIFNKHQNALADLIAYFEGEKAKVASGTASKRVEVDPSWDADRKCHFRIVNRLKDGIEADVVQAIAGRVPGARVADGKITEAEKEAAHEAAVQTLNDVLLPAMKEVGDKFGAGELILPFVLKSAECMKAAVAELEKYLIKQEGVSKGKLVLCTVYGDVHDIGKNLVKTIFANNGYTVYDLGKQVPMQKILEKIEEVKPDAVGLSALLVSTSKQMQYFVEHARQNGMAVPVLCGGAAINSNYINRIAKDGGIYGPGVFYCKTAFDGLRAMNALVSKEQRAQFVGDWRQKLEKWTEREATAAETATELPHSGIKPVEPPVAPHLNRQVRLGPADLDLKEIWKHISKKSLFVLQWGMRGKGASEGGDPEKLFAEWTGRVIDECLFEPRAVYGYFRCHNLTLGKNGAAGRLAVDFSDNRQAVFEFPRSSKEKHLCLADYFGQDDVAAFQAVTVGTKVTEVIDRWNKQDSYADAYYLHGLAVETAEAMAEWVNARIRKELGIGDKRGLRYSWGYPSCPDVMQHHLVWQILEPEKSGMTLTESGQIVPDQSTAAIVVHHPQAEYFIL, via the coding sequence TTGAACAAGGTTCCACGGGTCAGCTCGGCTCTCAAGGCAGTCGATTTAAAGCAAGAGCCTGCGCCGCTCATCATAGGCGAGCGCCTCAACACGCTGGGCTCAAAAAAGGCCAAGGCGATGGTGCTAAAGGACGACTTTGACGGCCTCGCAAACCTTGCAAGGGAGCAGGTAGAAGACGGGGCGCACTGCCTTGACGTCTGCGTCGCAACGACAGAGCGGTCTGACGAGCTGGAATTCATGAAAAAGCTGGTCAAGCGCCTGAGCCTGGAGGTCGAGGCGCCGCTTGTGATAGACTCGACCGACCCAAAGGTCGTCGAAGCGGCAGTGGAGCAGATACCGGGCAGGCCGATAATAAACTCGATAAACCTTGAAGGCGACGGGTCGCGCTTTCACGCGCTTGCGCCCATCATGGCAAAGTACGGCCTGCCGGCCATAGCGATGTGCATCGGGCCAAATGGGATGGCCAAGACCGCCGACGAAAAAGTCGAGACTGCGCAATTGCTGTACGACACTGGCAAGAAATACGGGCTTGAACCCTGGCAGTTCATCTTTGACGTGCTCACGTTTACGATTGGAACAGGCGAGGCAGAATACGCGGATTCTGCAAAAAACACGCTTGAAGGGATAAGGCTTGTCAAGCAGAGGTTCCCAGCTGCGTTTACCACGCTTGGCCTCAGCAACGTCAGCTTTGGGCTGCCGGCAGGCTCCCGCAAGGTTGTAAACTCGGTGTTTTTGTACCACGCCCTAAAGGCGGGGCTTGACACCGTCATCATCAATGCCCGCGACATAATACCGTACCCTGAAATCGACGCCGAGCAGAGGAAACTTGCAGAGGATCTCATTTTCAACAAGCACCAGAACGCGCTTGCAGACCTCATCGCGTACTTTGAGGGCGAGAAGGCAAAGGTGGCGTCAGGTACAGCCAGCAAGCGTGTCGAAGTTGACCCGTCGTGGGACGCAGACAGGAAATGCCATTTCCGCATAGTAAACCGGCTGAAGGACGGAATCGAGGCGGACGTCGTGCAGGCAATAGCCGGCCGCGTACCGGGCGCCAGGGTTGCAGACGGCAAGATAACAGAGGCAGAGAAGGAGGCTGCGCACGAAGCGGCGGTGCAGACGCTAAACGACGTGTTGCTGCCGGCCATGAAGGAGGTGGGCGACAAGTTTGGCGCAGGCGAACTCATCCTGCCATTTGTGCTGAAATCGGCAGAGTGCATGAAGGCCGCTGTTGCCGAGCTTGAAAAATACCTGATAAAGCAGGAAGGCGTGAGCAAGGGCAAGCTGGTGCTGTGCACGGTGTACGGCGACGTGCACGACATTGGCAAGAACCTGGTCAAGACCATCTTCGCAAACAACGGCTACACGGTCTACGACCTTGGCAAGCAGGTCCCAATGCAAAAGATACTGGAAAAGATTGAAGAGGTCAAGCCAGACGCGGTCGGGCTTTCTGCGCTGCTAGTGTCGACTTCAAAGCAGATGCAGTATTTCGTGGAGCACGCCCGGCAGAACGGCATGGCCGTCCCGGTGCTTTGCGGAGGAGCCGCTATAAACAGCAACTACATCAACAGGATTGCCAAGGACGGAGGCATCTACGGCCCCGGCGTCTTTTACTGCAAGACCGCGTTTGACGGGCTGCGGGCTATGAACGCGCTCGTGTCAAAGGAGCAAAGGGCGCAGTTTGTAGGTGACTGGCGGCAAAAGCTAGAGAAATGGACGGAAAGAGAAGCCACTGCGGCTGAAACTGCCACCGAGCTGCCGCACAGCGGAATAAAGCCGGTAGAGCCTCCCGTTGCGCCGCACCTCAACAGGCAGGTGAGGCTTGGGCCGGCCGACCTTGATCTAAAAGAGATCTGGAAGCACATCAGCAAAAAGTCCCTCTTTGTTTTGCAGTGGGGCATGAGGGGCAAGGGTGCAAGCGAAGGCGGCGACCCAGAAAAATTGTTTGCAGAGTGGACAGGACGCGTCATTGACGAGTGCCTGTTTGAGCCAAGGGCAGTCTACGGGTATTTCCGCTGCCACAACCTGACTCTGGGCAAAAACGGCGCAGCAGGCAGGCTTGCAGTAGACTTTTCTGACAACAGGCAGGCTGTCTTTGAGTTCCCAAGGTCTTCCAAGGAAAAGCACCTGTGCCTTGCAGACTATTTCGGACAGGACGATGTCGCAGCGTTTCAGGCAGTCACCGTCGGCACAAAGGTCACGGAGGTCATCGACAGGTGGAACAAGCAGGACAGCTACGCAGACGCCTACTACCTGCACGGCCTTGCGGTAGAGACGGCAGAGGCCATGGCCGAGTGGGTCAACGCCCGCATACGAAAAGAGCTTGGCATCGGCGACAAGCGGGGCTTGCGCTACAGCTGGGGTTATCCAAGCTGCCCCGACGTGATGCAGCACCACCTCGTTTGGCAGATACTGGAGCCGGAAAAGTCAGGCATGACCCTGACGGAGTCAGGCCAGATTGTGCCGGACCAGTCCACAGCCGCAATCGTGGTCCACCACCCGCAGGCAGAGTATTTCATCCTGTAA
- a CDS encoding restriction endonuclease subunit S, giving the protein MNGPNSKPTEIGDLPEHWKVVRLEEVAEIVGGATPLTSVTEYWNGDIPFVTPTDITKLDGHSTIRNTAKRITKKGLKAISAKLIPSGSVLMTSRATIGFCAINEVPVVTNQGFATLICRDTIDNLYALHLLRSLKPQIEQLANGTTFKEVSRTSLRKLLIPLPPLPEQIVIASVLEKACRLQAKRRLINTRCSHLVDSIFFKMFGDLFSNSLGWKRVLIQDVCIQITDIIHKMPKAVDEGIPFISVMNLTKGDYIDFSDVKFISKDDHVRLIQRCRPQQGDVLYTRIGVNYGIARLVETNTEFSISYSLALLKPDRQLIHPIFLKNILNTQFVKLQADRKTRGIGVPDLGIKEIKSLEIMLPPLKLQEEFAALATKVTSIQRKQIDEYQKIDQLSKSLTMMFFSGKKMSASNSQT; this is encoded by the coding sequence ATGAACGGTCCGAATAGTAAACCTACAGAGATTGGCGATTTGCCGGAACATTGGAAAGTGGTCCGGCTGGAAGAAGTTGCAGAAATCGTCGGTGGTGCGACCCCCTTAACTAGCGTGACCGAATACTGGAACGGTGATATCCCTTTTGTAACACCCACTGACATCACAAAACTGGATGGGCATAGCACTATTCGGAATACTGCTAAACGAATCACCAAGAAAGGACTCAAAGCGATTTCTGCAAAGCTAATACCTTCCGGTTCTGTTCTGATGACCAGCAGAGCAACCATTGGTTTCTGTGCGATAAATGAGGTTCCTGTTGTCACAAATCAGGGATTTGCTACGCTTATCTGTAGAGATACAATTGATAACCTTTATGCACTACATTTGTTAAGATCTCTTAAACCACAAATAGAACAATTAGCGAATGGCACTACGTTCAAGGAAGTCTCAAGAACTTCGTTGCGTAAATTATTGATTCCTCTTCCACCTTTGCCTGAACAAATAGTGATTGCTTCTGTTTTGGAGAAAGCATGCAGATTACAAGCAAAACGCCGTCTGATAAATACAAGATGTTCTCATTTAGTAGACTCAATTTTCTTCAAAATGTTCGGTGATCTATTCAGCAATTCATTGGGGTGGAAGAGAGTCCTAATACAGGATGTATGCATACAAATCACAGATATCATTCATAAAATGCCGAAGGCAGTAGATGAGGGTATTCCGTTCATTTCCGTTATGAACCTAACAAAAGGTGATTATATTGATTTTTCAGATGTCAAGTTCATTTCTAAAGATGACCACGTGAGGTTGATTCAGCGATGTAGACCTCAGCAAGGTGATGTTCTCTATACAAGAATTGGAGTCAATTATGGAATAGCACGGCTAGTCGAGACCAATACTGAATTCAGCATATCTTATAGTTTAGCACTACTCAAGCCAGATCGACAGTTGATTCATCCAATATTTTTGAAGAATATTTTGAACACTCAATTCGTAAAGCTTCAAGCAGACAGGAAAACTAGAGGAATAGGTGTTCCCGACTTAGGCATCAAAGAGATCAAGAGCTTGGAAATAATGCTGCCTCCACTTAAACTACAAGAAGAATTTGCAGCTCTGGCGACCAAAGTGACTTCTATCCAAAGGAAGCAAATTGATGAATATCAAAAAATCGACCAACTGTCCAAGTCTTTAACAATGATGTTTTTTAGTGGTAAGAAAATGTCCGCAAGCAATTCGCAAACATAA
- a CDS encoding type I restriction-modification system subunit M, with amino-acid sequence MALSAELKQHIDSLWNKFWAGGITNPLTAIEQMSYLIFMKRLEDLDNLHAKRASQRKDMSYVSVFKGHEDCKWSHWKHYNADSMLKHVRDKVFEFIKTIHNGDDALFAQYMKDAVFVIPKPQLLQEAVAIIDKINITAQNQDVQGDIYEHLLSQLQTSGKNGQFRTPRHIIRLMVTLIDPKIGEKICDPACGTAGFLIGAYEHILAANTSHDIIERDANGVPHNLVGDKIVNKAHWKLLRNETFYGFEVDTTMIRIALMNMILHGVEHPNIRYADSISKSFDQKELYDVVLANPPFTGFVDESTINDNFQIRTAKTELLFLELMHNILHRGGRCAVIVPEGALFANSNAHKNIRKILVENCQVEGIISLPAGVFKPYAGVATSIVLFTKGGRTEQVWFYGTTADGYSLDDKRVPTPYRNDIPDIIKKWSKKQVDNERTWVASYQQIVDNDYSLSANRYKPSVRLETKYEDPSVLLNQILNLENEIQSELRALNDVIEQHQIRSWNAHDERSE; translated from the coding sequence ATGGCTTTATCTGCAGAGCTAAAACAACATATTGACTCACTCTGGAACAAGTTTTGGGCTGGAGGCATAACGAATCCGTTAACAGCCATAGAACAAATGTCATACTTGATTTTCATGAAGAGGCTAGAAGATCTAGATAATCTACATGCAAAAAGGGCTTCCCAGCGAAAAGATATGTCCTATGTATCGGTATTCAAAGGCCATGAAGATTGCAAATGGTCACACTGGAAGCATTATAATGCTGATTCTATGCTAAAGCATGTTAGAGATAAGGTCTTCGAATTTATCAAGACCATTCATAACGGGGATGACGCTCTCTTTGCTCAATATATGAAAGACGCTGTTTTCGTTATTCCAAAGCCTCAGCTGCTGCAAGAGGCAGTTGCAATTATTGATAAGATCAACATTACTGCACAGAATCAAGATGTTCAGGGTGACATATATGAGCATTTGCTCAGCCAATTACAGACTTCCGGAAAGAATGGGCAATTTAGGACACCGCGACACATCATTAGATTGATGGTTACACTAATTGATCCAAAGATAGGAGAAAAAATTTGTGACCCTGCCTGTGGTACAGCTGGATTTCTTATAGGTGCTTATGAACACATTCTAGCTGCAAATACCAGTCATGATATAATTGAACGAGATGCAAATGGAGTTCCACATAATCTTGTAGGAGATAAGATTGTAAACAAAGCTCACTGGAAACTGCTTCGAAACGAAACATTCTACGGTTTTGAGGTGGACACTACTATGATAAGAATTGCGTTAATGAATATGATCTTGCACGGGGTAGAGCATCCTAACATCCGATATGCGGATTCTATTTCAAAGAGTTTTGATCAGAAGGAGCTTTATGATGTGGTTTTGGCAAATCCTCCTTTTACTGGCTTCGTTGATGAGTCTACAATAAATGATAATTTTCAAATAAGAACCGCAAAGACTGAATTACTCTTTCTTGAGCTAATGCATAATATTCTACATAGGGGTGGAAGATGTGCAGTCATAGTTCCAGAAGGAGCTTTATTTGCAAATAGTAATGCCCACAAGAATATTAGAAAAATTCTGGTAGAGAATTGCCAGGTTGAAGGAATCATATCGCTGCCTGCAGGCGTCTTTAAGCCATATGCAGGCGTCGCCACATCAATAGTGCTGTTCACTAAGGGTGGAAGGACTGAGCAGGTGTGGTTCTATGGGACTACTGCCGACGGTTACTCACTAGATGATAAGAGAGTGCCAACTCCTTACAGAAACGACATACCTGATATAATCAAGAAATGGTCGAAGAAGCAAGTAGATAATGAGAGAACCTGGGTAGCTTCATATCAGCAGATAGTTGATAATGATTATTCATTATCTGCGAATCGATACAAGCCTTCAGTCAGATTAGAAACAAAATATGAAGACCCCTCCGTATTGCTCAATCAAATTCTAAATTTAGAGAATGAGATACAAAGTGAACTCAGAGCATTAAATGACGTAATTGAACAGCATCAAATAAGGTCATGGAATGCACACGATGAACGGTCCGAATAG